The Hydrogenispora ethanolica genome includes a region encoding these proteins:
- the lptC gene encoding LPS export ABC transporter periplasmic protein LptC produces MIRTSYLNKLLSLGLVLLIWGLGYFGGWWDFIVSPKNITDQPQSSAKPRMMIHKNTISGWDNHQKAWQIKAENIWQVADGSIIYFETISEGVIFSVAGERLHFTAGWVRWEKPHGRLYFGDGLTVSLRDGTLKTPEAILDYRNQIIRSEKKIQFCGAELSLSAQKMQADINKEELVLEGDVELEQQGDRIQAQGLFYDLKEKRYELQNPKEMTIHL; encoded by the coding sequence ATGATCCGAACTTCTTATCTCAATAAACTTTTATCATTAGGGTTGGTGCTGCTCATTTGGGGTCTCGGATATTTTGGCGGATGGTGGGATTTCATCGTCTCCCCAAAGAATATTACGGATCAGCCTCAATCTTCTGCCAAACCGCGGATGATGATTCATAAAAACACGATTTCCGGGTGGGATAACCATCAAAAAGCTTGGCAGATCAAAGCGGAGAATATTTGGCAAGTTGCTGATGGAAGTATTATCTATTTTGAAACCATCAGCGAAGGAGTCATCTTTTCCGTAGCAGGAGAGCGGCTTCACTTCACAGCGGGTTGGGTTCGATGGGAGAAACCTCATGGCCGACTTTATTTCGGTGACGGCCTCACCGTCAGTCTAAGGGATGGAACGTTGAAAACCCCGGAAGCGATATTGGATTATCGGAACCAGATCATTCGCTCGGAAAAAAAGATTCAATTCTGCGGCGCCGAACTCAGCCTTTCTGCTCAAAAAATGCAAGCGGATATTAACAAGGAAGAACTTGTGCTGGAAGGGGATGTGGAGTTGGAGCAACAAGGCGATAGGATTCAAGCGCAAGGCCTCTTTTATGATTTGAAGGAGAAACGCTACGAGCTTCAAAATCCCAAAGAAATGACGATTCATCTATGA